From Nocardioides daedukensis, the proteins below share one genomic window:
- a CDS encoding EamA family transporter — protein sequence MFFTGDPGTMVGVPVNHRLLACSVAVMWGLNFIAIHASLEHFPPLFLAALRFALIAVPTVLLVPRPAVELRWLIGYGLGFGTLQFLFLYWGMAAGMPAGLASLVLQASAPFTVLLGATVARDRVSGSRVLGILVAVAGLAVVGWQRTEAASVLPFLLVLAGAFGWAIGNICNARAKAPDPLVFTLWMSVVPVAPMLVLALVFEGPGRITESMTTLDQPGATPALLGLAYTVLIGTIAGSGVWSWLMSRHPAGVVAPFSMLVPVVGMSAAWLMLGETTSPGELAGAVLVVSGVLLGSRLPTTRAETPPAEVSEPRSPRSRDRRVPGLR from the coding sequence TTGTTCTTCACTGGCGACCCGGGAACCATGGTCGGCGTGCCCGTCAACCACCGTCTGCTCGCCTGCTCCGTCGCCGTCATGTGGGGGCTCAACTTCATCGCCATCCATGCATCGCTGGAGCACTTCCCGCCGCTGTTCCTGGCGGCGCTGCGATTCGCCTTGATCGCCGTGCCCACCGTGCTCCTGGTGCCCAGGCCGGCCGTGGAGCTGCGCTGGCTGATCGGCTATGGCCTCGGCTTCGGGACCCTGCAGTTCCTCTTCCTCTATTGGGGAATGGCCGCCGGCATGCCGGCTGGACTCGCCTCCCTGGTCCTCCAGGCATCGGCCCCGTTCACCGTGCTGCTGGGGGCCACCGTGGCGCGCGACCGGGTCAGCGGAAGTCGGGTGCTGGGGATCCTGGTGGCCGTCGCCGGCCTGGCCGTGGTCGGCTGGCAGCGCACCGAGGCCGCCTCGGTGCTGCCCTTCCTGCTGGTGCTGGCTGGCGCGTTCGGCTGGGCGATCGGCAACATCTGCAACGCCCGGGCCAAGGCGCCGGACCCGTTGGTCTTCACGCTCTGGATGTCCGTGGTGCCGGTGGCGCCGATGCTGGTCCTGGCCCTGGTCTTCGAGGGACCGGGCCGGATCACCGAGTCGATGACCACCCTGGACCAGCCCGGGGCGACACCCGCCCTGCTGGGCCTGGCCTACACGGTGCTGATCGGGACGATCGCCGGCTCGGGCGTCTGGTCCTGGCTGATGAGCCGTCACCCGGCCGGTGTCGTGGCGCCGTTCTCGATGCTGGTGCCGGTCGTCGGCATGAGCGCCGCCTGGCTCATGCTCGGCGAGACCACGAGCCCCGGCGAGCTCGCCGGGGCCGTGCTGGTGGTGAGCGGAGTCCTCCTGGGCAGTCGGCTGCCGACGACCCGGGCGGAGACCCCGCCCGCGGAAGTCAGCGAGCCACGATCACCGAGGAGCCGTGACCGAAGAGTCCCTGGTTTGCGGTGA
- a CDS encoding lipid-transfer protein, which produces MTKDVVVAGVGMHPWGKWGHSFVKYGVAAARTALADAGIDWRDVGLVVGGETVRNGYAGYVAGSTFAQALGWNGARIATSYAACATGSQALDTARSRILAGQCDVALVVGADTTPKGFLAPNAGERWDDPDWLRFRLMGMTNPGYFGLYARRRMDLYGATSEDFAAVKAKNSRHGLANPNARYRKEVSVEDVVNSAIVSDPLHLLDICATSDGGAAVVLVSEEYAAKHGLTDPVRIKAISTVTPTFPQTVIDMPLFSTEATNVVGAGERTFKESLADAAYEEAGIGPDDVDVAEVYDLSTALELDWIEDLGLAKRGEAEALLRAGDTTIGGRIPVNPSGGLACFGEAVPAQALAQVCELTWQLRGQAEGRQVEGARVGITANQGLFGHGSSVIVAR; this is translated from the coding sequence GTGACCAAGGACGTCGTCGTTGCCGGAGTCGGCATGCACCCCTGGGGCAAGTGGGGTCACTCGTTCGTGAAGTACGGCGTCGCCGCGGCCCGCACCGCGCTCGCAGACGCCGGGATCGACTGGCGCGACGTCGGCCTGGTGGTCGGCGGCGAGACCGTTCGCAACGGGTACGCCGGCTATGTCGCCGGCTCCACGTTCGCCCAGGCGCTGGGTTGGAACGGGGCCCGCATTGCCACGTCGTACGCCGCCTGCGCGACCGGTTCGCAGGCCCTCGACACCGCTCGCTCCCGCATCCTCGCCGGCCAGTGCGACGTCGCCCTCGTGGTCGGCGCCGACACCACCCCCAAGGGCTTCCTGGCTCCCAACGCCGGTGAGCGCTGGGACGACCCGGACTGGCTGCGCTTCCGGCTGATGGGGATGACCAACCCCGGCTACTTCGGGCTCTACGCCCGCCGCCGGATGGACCTCTACGGGGCCACCAGCGAGGACTTCGCCGCGGTCAAGGCGAAGAACTCCCGCCACGGCCTGGCCAACCCGAACGCGCGCTATCGCAAGGAGGTCAGCGTCGAGGACGTGGTGAACTCCGCGATCGTCTCCGACCCGCTGCACCTGCTCGACATCTGTGCCACCTCCGACGGGGGAGCGGCAGTGGTCCTGGTCTCCGAGGAGTACGCCGCGAAGCACGGCCTCACCGACCCGGTGCGGATCAAGGCGATCTCGACGGTCACCCCGACGTTCCCGCAGACCGTCATCGACATGCCGCTCTTCTCGACCGAGGCCACCAACGTGGTCGGCGCGGGCGAGCGGACCTTCAAGGAGTCGCTCGCCGACGCTGCCTACGAGGAAGCCGGTATCGGCCCCGACGACGTGGACGTGGCCGAGGTCTATGACCTCTCCACCGCGCTCGAGCTGGACTGGATCGAGGACCTCGGCCTGGCCAAGCGCGGCGAGGCGGAAGCCCTGCTGCGTGCCGGCGACACCACCATCGGTGGCCGGATCCCGGTCAACCCGTCCGGTGGGCTGGCCTGCTTCGGCGAGGCCGTCCCCGCTCAGGCGCTGGCACAGGTCTGCGAGCTCACCTGGCAGCTGCGTGGCCAGGCAGAGGGTCGGCAGGTGGAGGGCGCGCGCGTCGGGATCACCGCAAACCAGGGACTCTTCGGTCACGGCTCCTCGGTGATCGTGGCTCGCTGA
- a CDS encoding Zn-ribbon domain-containing OB-fold protein, whose protein sequence is MSTPAIEGWFTTGPEPALLASACTECGNLAFPAEREFCKNPACSGESFETRELSRRGTVWSYTDAQYQPPAPYIPAADPYVPFALAAVELPEGLVILGQLANGFGVNDVKVGSPVELVVETAWTDEDGEKTMWKWLPTRSDNEAEQESVK, encoded by the coding sequence ATGAGCACACCTGCCATCGAAGGCTGGTTCACCACCGGCCCGGAGCCGGCGCTGTTGGCGTCGGCGTGCACGGAGTGCGGCAACCTCGCATTCCCCGCCGAGCGTGAGTTCTGCAAGAACCCGGCCTGCTCGGGGGAGTCCTTCGAGACCCGCGAGCTCTCCCGCCGCGGCACGGTGTGGTCCTACACCGACGCCCAGTACCAGCCGCCGGCCCCATACATCCCCGCCGCGGACCCCTACGTCCCGTTCGCGCTTGCCGCGGTCGAGCTCCCCGAGGGCCTGGTCATCCTGGGCCAGTTGGCCAACGGCTTCGGCGTGAACGACGTCAAGGTCGGCTCGCCGGTCGAGCTGGTCGTGGAGACCGCCTGGACCGACGAGGACGGCGAGAAGACGATGTGGAAGTGGCTGCCGACCCGATCGGACAACGAAGCAGAGCAGGAGTCGGTCAAGTGA
- a CDS encoding response regulator transcription factor, with protein MADGAPNTTTARILVVEDEPVINQAVTDRLRGTGYDVVQAFDGPDAVARFEETAPDLVLLDVMLPGFDGHEVCRRIQASRPVPVLMLTARDDEADILVGLGVGADDYMTKPFRMREMVARVAALLRRVERAEELASRTAPKPDLGDLDIDSASRRVRVAGEEIHLTPTEFDLLLCLAAAPGTVLARERLYAEVWGWSGATGTRTVDSHVKALRAKIGAQRVRTVHGVGYALEPVAQP; from the coding sequence ATGGCAGACGGCGCACCCAACACCACTACGGCCAGGATCCTCGTCGTCGAGGACGAGCCGGTCATCAATCAGGCCGTCACCGACCGGCTCCGCGGCACCGGCTATGACGTGGTCCAGGCCTTCGACGGGCCGGACGCGGTGGCCCGCTTCGAGGAGACTGCCCCCGATCTGGTCCTGCTCGACGTGATGCTGCCCGGCTTCGACGGACACGAGGTGTGCCGCCGCATCCAGGCCTCGCGTCCGGTGCCGGTGCTGATGCTGACTGCCCGCGACGACGAGGCCGACATCCTGGTCGGGCTCGGCGTCGGCGCCGACGACTACATGACCAAGCCGTTCCGGATGCGGGAGATGGTTGCCCGGGTCGCGGCCCTGCTCCGCCGGGTCGAACGGGCCGAGGAGCTTGCCTCGCGGACCGCGCCGAAGCCCGACCTCGGCGACCTGGACATCGACTCCGCGAGCCGCCGGGTGCGGGTTGCCGGCGAGGAGATCCACCTGACTCCGACCGAGTTCGACCTGCTGCTCTGCCTGGCCGCGGCACCGGGGACGGTGTTGGCCCGCGAGAGGCTGTACGCCGAGGTGTGGGGCTGGTCGGGCGCCACCGGGACCCGGACCGTGGACAGTCACGTGAAGGCACTCCGGGCCAAGATCGGTGCCCAACGGGTCCGCACCGTGCACGGCGTCGGCTATGCGCTCGAGCCGGTGGCCCAGCCATGA
- a CDS encoding DUF4153 domain-containing protein, producing the protein MSGTNRQPLLDGVRSVKIKLGVLVAASVVVAALVGALGERAGVPLWLGLPVTVGLALAVTQLLASGMTSPLREMTVASRRMARGDYSVRVTASSSDEIGELGRAFNRMAEDLAGVDRQRRELVANVSHEIRTPLAALCAVLENLADGVAEPDPETLGTALEQAERLSALATDLLDLARVDAGKAALSTEPVPLRDLLERAVAEAGFSSRDVTYAVQVEPRDLTASADPARLRQLVANLLDNASRHSPSAGQVRLTAAATPDGWALEVTDQGPGIPAADRERVFERFGTLGDNLSETGGGGGTGLGLAIARWVTDLHGGSIAFVDPETSGARVRATFPREPHRPGTARAPAPLALPPTDQEAIVPSPSKPSYPPAPPAHPGAPGTRPEPFLDDLFGRFWPERSMPANVPAVLACLAVGLLAAAILPFRDLGLGTAIVLVASGGVILGFSRNRRSPFTLTCAALCLLLASTAALRDAEWIVILCLLAGGALCMAGLANGRTLPGFIISGIAWPLAGLRGLPWLGRSLRALTGGGASAAAIRTALISLLGVSVFALLFASADALFAEWVDALVPDLTIDTFVLRAFITVAVGGVVLAATYLGLNPPQVEAATGRVRPVASRYEWLVPVLLVDAVFVAFLIVQATVIFGGHGYLEQTTGLTYAEYVHQGFGQLTVATILTLLVVWAAARKAPVATSADRTWLRGSLGLLCVLTLVVVASALYRMHVYQEAYGFTQLRLLVDVFEGWLGLVVIAVMVAGTTLRGAWLPRAALLSGAGLLLGLAVLNPDAWVAQQNIDRYAETGKVDWLYLQDLSDDAVPVLATLDDDVVECALDGRSISDDDWLEWNLGRARAQSELSGEPASLSPTCISTDTTRRP; encoded by the coding sequence ATGAGCGGAACCAACAGGCAGCCGCTGCTGGACGGCGTACGGTCGGTCAAGATCAAGCTCGGTGTCCTCGTCGCGGCCAGCGTCGTGGTTGCGGCTTTGGTCGGCGCCCTCGGAGAACGAGCCGGGGTCCCGCTCTGGCTCGGGCTGCCGGTGACCGTCGGCCTCGCACTCGCCGTCACACAGCTGCTCGCCAGCGGCATGACCTCCCCCCTGCGTGAGATGACCGTCGCTTCCCGGCGGATGGCGCGCGGCGACTACTCCGTGCGGGTCACTGCCTCCTCCAGTGATGAGATCGGCGAGCTGGGCAGGGCCTTCAACCGGATGGCCGAGGACCTGGCCGGCGTCGACCGGCAGCGTCGTGAGCTGGTCGCCAACGTGAGCCACGAGATCCGCACCCCCCTCGCTGCGCTCTGTGCGGTGCTGGAGAACCTCGCGGACGGCGTCGCCGAGCCCGACCCGGAGACGCTGGGCACCGCACTCGAGCAGGCCGAACGACTCTCCGCCCTGGCCACCGACCTGCTCGACCTTGCTCGGGTGGATGCCGGGAAGGCCGCCCTGTCCACCGAGCCGGTTCCCCTGCGCGACCTCCTCGAGCGTGCCGTCGCCGAGGCTGGGTTCTCGAGTCGCGACGTGACCTACGCCGTGCAGGTCGAGCCCCGCGACCTGACTGCGTCCGCAGACCCGGCGCGACTGCGTCAGCTCGTTGCCAACCTGCTGGACAATGCGTCGCGGCACAGTCCTTCGGCCGGCCAGGTCAGGCTCACCGCAGCCGCCACTCCTGACGGCTGGGCGCTCGAGGTCACCGATCAGGGACCCGGCATTCCGGCCGCCGACCGCGAACGGGTCTTCGAGCGCTTCGGCACCCTCGGCGACAACCTCTCCGAGACCGGCGGAGGCGGCGGTACCGGCCTCGGGCTGGCCATCGCTCGCTGGGTCACCGACCTGCACGGCGGATCCATCGCCTTCGTCGACCCGGAGACCTCCGGGGCCCGCGTCCGGGCCACCTTCCCGCGCGAGCCGCACCGTCCCGGCACCGCCCGGGCACCCGCTCCGCTTGCGCTGCCCCCGACCGACCAGGAGGCCATCGTGCCCAGCCCCAGCAAACCGTCGTACCCGCCCGCCCCGCCGGCCCACCCCGGTGCGCCCGGCACGCGACCGGAACCCTTCCTGGACGACCTCTTCGGCAGGTTCTGGCCCGAGCGATCGATGCCCGCCAACGTGCCCGCGGTCCTTGCCTGCCTGGCCGTCGGCCTGCTCGCGGCTGCCATCCTGCCCTTCCGCGATCTCGGCCTCGGCACGGCGATCGTGCTGGTCGCGTCCGGCGGCGTCATCCTCGGCTTCAGCCGCAACCGCCGCTCGCCGTTCACCCTCACCTGCGCGGCACTGTGCCTGCTGCTGGCCAGCACGGCCGCCCTGCGGGACGCCGAGTGGATCGTCATCCTGTGCCTGCTGGCCGGTGGCGCGCTCTGCATGGCCGGACTCGCGAACGGGCGCACCCTGCCCGGTTTCATCATCTCCGGGATCGCGTGGCCGCTGGCCGGACTCCGCGGGCTGCCCTGGCTGGGTCGTTCGCTGCGCGCGCTCACCGGTGGCGGGGCGAGTGCCGCCGCCATCCGCACCGCACTCATCTCGCTGCTCGGAGTCAGTGTCTTCGCGCTGCTGTTCGCCTCTGCCGATGCCCTGTTCGCCGAGTGGGTCGACGCGCTCGTCCCCGACTTGACCATCGACACGTTCGTGCTGCGCGCCTTCATCACCGTCGCCGTCGGTGGCGTCGTACTGGCCGCGACCTACCTCGGGCTCAACCCGCCACAGGTCGAGGCCGCCACCGGCCGGGTGCGCCCGGTGGCAAGTCGATATGAGTGGCTGGTACCGGTGCTGCTGGTCGACGCGGTGTTCGTCGCGTTCCTGATCGTCCAGGCCACCGTGATCTTCGGCGGGCACGGCTACCTCGAGCAGACCACCGGGCTCACCTATGCCGAATACGTCCACCAAGGATTCGGCCAGCTGACGGTCGCCACGATCCTGACCCTGCTGGTGGTCTGGGCAGCTGCTCGCAAGGCGCCGGTGGCAACGAGTGCCGATCGCACCTGGCTGCGCGGATCCCTCGGCCTGCTGTGCGTGCTGACCCTGGTCGTGGTGGCCTCCGCGCTCTACCGGATGCACGTCTATCAGGAGGCCTACGGCTTCACCCAGCTGCGCCTGCTCGTCGACGTCTTCGAGGGTTGGCTGGGGCTGGTGGTGATCGCGGTGATGGTCGCCGGCACCACCCTGCGGGGTGCGTGGCTGCCTCGTGCGGCCCTGCTGAGCGGAGCCGGACTGCTGCTCGGGTTGGCCGTTCTCAATCCGGACGCCTGGGTCGCCCAGCAGAACATCGACCGCTATGCCGAGACCGGCAAGGTCGACTGGCTCTATCTGCAGGATCTCTCCGACGACGCGGTCCCGGTGCTGGCCACGCTCGACGACGACGTGGTCGAGTGCGCCCTGGACGGACGCTCCATCTCCGACGACGACTGGCTCGAGTGGAACCTCGGTCGGGCCCGAGCACAGAGTGAACTCAGCGGCGAACCCGCGTCACTGTCACCGACGTGCATCTCCACGGACACGACGAGACGGCCCTGA
- a CDS encoding VOC family protein: protein MTCFVSHTSVDCRNAYELSEWWKTLLGYVDEEDEPNEPGHEECMIQSPDGEHRILFIEVPDAKSVKNRLHFDLRPAAVSRDEEVERVLALGATQIDDQRGKYGPGSGWVVLADPEGNEFCILRSEEEVAAIG from the coding sequence ATGACCTGTTTCGTGTCGCACACGTCCGTCGACTGCCGTAATGCCTATGAGCTCTCCGAGTGGTGGAAGACGCTGCTGGGCTATGTCGACGAGGAGGACGAGCCCAACGAGCCCGGGCACGAGGAGTGCATGATCCAGAGTCCGGACGGTGAGCACCGGATCCTGTTCATCGAGGTGCCCGATGCCAAATCGGTGAAGAACCGGCTCCACTTCGACCTGCGGCCAGCTGCCGTCTCTCGCGACGAGGAGGTCGAGCGAGTCCTGGCGCTCGGCGCGACCCAGATCGACGACCAGCGCGGAAAGTACGGTCCCGGTTCGGGGTGGGTGGTGCTGGCCGATCCGGAGGGCAACGAGTTCTGCATCCTGCGCTCCGAGGAGGAGGTCGCCGCGATCGGTTGA
- a CDS encoding inositol monophosphatase family protein, with translation MNDVPADDHHFAAWLAEQAGVRLLSVRQEGLEGRALKDAGDTAAQLLIAQLLAEHRPDDAVLSEEATDDKDRLGADRVWIIDPLDGTREFSEPPRDDWAVHVALWERGELTVGAVAQPALGETFSTAAPTAVPERTSYRPRIAVSRSRPPAFVEALAAELDAELVPMGSAGVKVISVVRDVADAYVHAGGQYEWDNAAPVAVARAAGLFCSRVDGSELVYNKDDVSLPDLIVCRPELAEKIVDFVKRNGVD, from the coding sequence GTGAACGACGTACCCGCCGACGACCACCACTTCGCAGCCTGGCTGGCCGAGCAGGCCGGCGTCCGGCTCCTCTCCGTGCGCCAGGAGGGCCTCGAGGGCCGAGCACTCAAGGACGCCGGCGATACCGCCGCACAGCTGCTGATCGCGCAGCTGCTCGCCGAGCACCGGCCCGACGACGCGGTGCTGTCCGAGGAGGCGACCGATGACAAGGACCGCCTGGGCGCCGACCGGGTCTGGATCATCGATCCGCTCGACGGCACTCGCGAGTTCTCCGAGCCGCCCCGTGACGACTGGGCTGTCCACGTCGCGCTGTGGGAGCGCGGCGAGCTCACGGTCGGCGCCGTCGCGCAGCCGGCGCTGGGGGAGACCTTCAGCACCGCCGCACCGACAGCAGTACCGGAGCGTACGTCGTACCGCCCCCGGATCGCGGTCTCCCGCTCGCGCCCACCGGCCTTCGTGGAAGCCCTGGCCGCCGAGCTCGATGCCGAGCTGGTGCCGATGGGCTCGGCCGGTGTGAAGGTGATCTCGGTGGTCCGGGACGTGGCCGACGCCTATGTGCACGCCGGTGGGCAATATGAGTGGGACAACGCCGCACCGGTCGCGGTGGCCCGCGCGGCCGGACTGTTCTGCTCACGTGTGGACGGCTCCGAGCTGGTCTACAACAAGGACGATGTGTCTTTGCCCGACCTGATCGTGTGCCGACCGGAGCTGGCCGAGAAGATCGTGGACTTCGTCAAGCGCAACGGGGTCGATTGA
- the pth gene encoding aminoacyl-tRNA hydrolase, with translation MTEQTDVWLVVGLGNPGPSYAGHRHNIGYLVTDELASRMGSPFRAHKSGRADVVEGRLTPPGVPGPRVVLMRGRGYMNESGGPVSTVAKFYGVPAERIIAIHDELDIDFGTLRLKFGGGDNGHNGLRSMRSSLGTGDFFRVRAGIGRPPGRQPVADFVLSNYSTTEKKELPFQIGDAADAIEMLISEGLAKTQSRFNS, from the coding sequence ATGACCGAGCAGACGGACGTGTGGCTCGTGGTCGGACTGGGGAATCCCGGCCCTTCCTATGCCGGGCACCGACACAACATCGGCTATCTCGTCACCGACGAGCTGGCCTCCCGGATGGGTTCGCCCTTCCGCGCGCACAAGTCCGGCCGGGCCGACGTGGTCGAGGGTCGGCTGACCCCACCCGGCGTACCGGGCCCGCGAGTGGTGCTGATGCGCGGCCGCGGCTACATGAACGAGTCCGGTGGTCCGGTCTCGACGGTGGCCAAGTTCTACGGCGTCCCGGCCGAGCGGATCATCGCGATCCACGACGAGCTGGACATCGACTTCGGCACGCTGCGACTCAAGTTCGGTGGCGGCGACAACGGCCACAACGGCCTGCGCTCGATGCGCTCGTCGCTTGGCACCGGTGACTTCTTCCGGGTGCGGGCCGGGATCGGCCGCCCGCCGGGTCGACAGCCGGTCGCCGACTTCGTGCTCTCCAACTACTCCACGACCGAGAAGAAGGAACTGCCCTTCCAGATCGGCGATGCCGCCGACGCGATCGAGATGCTGATCAGCGAGGGCCTGGCCAAGACCCAGTCCCGGTTCAACTCCTGA
- a CDS encoding 50S ribosomal protein L25/general stress protein Ctc, translated as MSAEKISATTRTEFGKGAARRARRANTIPAVIYGHGNDPMHIVLPTHATTMALRHGGANALLELDIEGTTQLALTKAIQVDPIKRLIEHIDFVAVRKGEKVTVDVQILLVGDAAKETLVVLENPSISVEAEATHIPESFEVSIEGLESGTQILASQVELPKGTTLLSDEELLIVNITDAPTTEQIEAELEEAEAEAGIEKDESEVPEVGEEAAEGDSEA; from the coding sequence ATGTCTGCCGAGAAGATCTCTGCCACCACCCGTACCGAGTTCGGCAAGGGCGCCGCCCGCCGCGCGCGTCGTGCCAACACCATCCCCGCCGTGATCTACGGCCACGGCAACGACCCGATGCACATCGTGCTGCCGACCCACGCGACCACGATGGCGCTGCGCCACGGTGGCGCCAACGCCCTGCTCGAGCTCGACATCGAGGGCACCACCCAGCTCGCGCTGACCAAGGCCATCCAGGTCGACCCGATCAAGCGCCTGATCGAGCACATCGACTTCGTGGCCGTCCGCAAGGGCGAGAAGGTCACCGTCGACGTCCAGATCCTGCTCGTCGGTGACGCGGCCAAGGAGACCCTGGTCGTCCTCGAGAACCCGTCGATCTCCGTCGAGGCCGAGGCCACCCACATCCCCGAGTCCTTCGAGGTCTCCATCGAGGGCCTCGAGTCGGGCACCCAGATCTTGGCCAGCCAGGTCGAGCTGCCCAAGGGCACCACGCTGCTCTCCGACGAGGAGCTCCTGATCGTCAACATCACCGACGCGCCCACCACGGAGCAGATCGAGGCCGAGCTCGAAGAGGCCGAGGCCGAGGCCGGCATCGAGAAGGACGAGTCCGAGGTTCCCGAGGTCGGCGAAGAGGCCGCCGAGGGCGACTCCGAGGCGTGA